Proteins co-encoded in one Spirosoma endbachense genomic window:
- a CDS encoding fumarylacetoacetate hydrolase family protein has translation MKLFRFGQPDHEHPGVLLPSGQHIDVTHFGEDFDESFFASNGPERLTHWLTSHAQNCPEVPADERFGPCIKRPSKIVCVGLNYAKHAAETNAPVPAEPILFFKATTAIMGPNDNVVIPKRSEKTDWEVELAIIIGKKASYVELDQAMDYVAGYALHNDYSERAWQLERGGQWVKGKSADTYAPLGPYLVTRDEIENPNALRLWLNVNGEPLQDSNTDDMIFNVPTLVSYISQFMTLLPGDVISTGTPAGVGMGLKPQRFLKPGDVVELGIEGLGEQKQTAVSFNGK, from the coding sequence ATGAAACTATTCCGCTTCGGCCAGCCCGATCACGAGCATCCTGGTGTATTATTGCCTTCCGGCCAGCACATTGACGTAACCCATTTTGGCGAAGATTTCGACGAATCATTTTTCGCCAGCAATGGCCCTGAACGATTGACACATTGGCTCACTTCTCATGCCCAGAACTGTCCCGAAGTTCCGGCTGATGAACGCTTCGGGCCTTGTATCAAACGCCCATCTAAAATTGTATGCGTTGGTTTGAACTACGCCAAACACGCAGCCGAAACCAATGCACCTGTTCCGGCCGAACCAATCCTGTTCTTTAAGGCAACAACCGCTATTATGGGTCCAAACGACAATGTTGTGATTCCAAAGCGGTCTGAAAAAACAGACTGGGAGGTTGAACTGGCCATTATTATTGGTAAGAAAGCCAGTTATGTAGAACTGGATCAGGCGATGGACTACGTGGCTGGCTACGCGCTGCATAATGACTACAGCGAACGCGCCTGGCAACTGGAGCGCGGTGGTCAGTGGGTGAAGGGCAAGAGTGCCGACACATACGCTCCACTGGGGCCGTATCTGGTCACAAGAGACGAGATTGAGAATCCGAATGCCCTTCGTCTTTGGCTGAATGTCAACGGAGAGCCGTTGCAGGATTCCAATACCGACGATATGATTTTCAACGTGCCGACGCTCGTTAGCTACATCAGTCAGTTTATGACCCTGCTTCCGGGTGATGTCATCTCAACCGGAACACCAGCTGGTGTCGGTATGGGGTTGAAGCCACAGCGATTCCTGAAACCCGGCGATGTGGTCGAACTGGGGATTGAAGGGCTGGGTGAGCAGAAACAGACGGCAGTTTCGTTTAATGGAAAATGA
- a CDS encoding acyltransferase family protein → MDAYRGFVMTLMAAELLSFHRLHEAFPDSSFWAFLAHHQDHVSWAGCSLHDLIQPSFSFLVGVALPYSVASRAAQGQPFRLQFAHALRRSLILILLGIFLRSTHSDQTYFTFEDTLTQIGLGYPFLFLLGKTNSRTVWLALGLILFAYWLAFVLYTPGTSFDYSKVGVPANWPEHYSGLMAHFNKNSNLAWAFDRWFLNLFPRKSPFEFNGGGYATLSFIPTLGTMLLGLQAGRWLRSGLSPADLLKRFLIAGAVGLAGGVLLHVAGICPIVKRIWTPAWVLFSGGWCFWLLAFFYYVIDVSERRSWAFPLVVVGMNSIAIYCLVHLIDRFIITSLYTHLGHSPFQLFGPAYEQLLVGAATLGIFYLILWWMYRRKLFIRI, encoded by the coding sequence ATGGATGCCTACCGGGGCTTCGTCATGACGCTGATGGCCGCCGAGTTGCTGAGCTTCCATCGTCTGCACGAAGCCTTTCCGGATAGTTCGTTCTGGGCGTTTCTGGCCCACCATCAGGATCATGTGTCCTGGGCAGGCTGTTCACTGCACGACCTCATTCAGCCATCCTTTTCCTTTTTAGTTGGCGTGGCTCTCCCCTATTCGGTCGCCAGTCGGGCGGCACAGGGTCAACCGTTTCGCCTTCAGTTTGCCCATGCGCTTCGGCGATCGCTGATTTTAATTTTGCTTGGTATTTTTCTTCGCTCCACTCATTCAGATCAAACGTACTTTACATTCGAAGATACGCTCACACAAATCGGCCTCGGCTACCCTTTCCTGTTTCTGCTTGGCAAGACGAATTCCCGAACCGTTTGGCTTGCTCTGGGGCTGATTTTATTCGCTTACTGGCTGGCGTTTGTGCTGTACACGCCAGGCACGTCTTTTGATTATAGTAAGGTCGGTGTTCCGGCAAACTGGCCGGAGCATTATTCAGGTCTAATGGCGCATTTTAATAAGAACAGTAACCTGGCCTGGGCTTTCGACCGCTGGTTTCTTAATCTTTTCCCGCGTAAAAGTCCGTTTGAGTTTAATGGAGGAGGATATGCAACGCTTAGCTTTATACCAACGCTGGGCACCATGCTGCTGGGATTACAGGCTGGCCGGTGGCTTCGGTCCGGCTTATCGCCTGCTGACCTTCTGAAACGATTTCTTATTGCCGGAGCGGTTGGCCTGGCAGGAGGAGTTCTGCTCCATGTTGCCGGTATATGCCCAATTGTCAAGCGAATCTGGACACCCGCCTGGGTATTGTTCAGTGGTGGCTGGTGTTTTTGGCTACTGGCCTTTTTCTATTACGTTATCGATGTATCGGAACGGCGCAGTTGGGCGTTTCCATTGGTTGTAGTGGGTATGAATTCGATTGCTATTTATTGCCTGGTTCATCTGATCGACCGATTTATTATTACCTCTCTTTACACGCATTTAGGCCATAGTCCATTTCAGCTATTTGGCCCTGCTTATGAACAATTACTGGTTGGAGCTGCCACGTTAGGCATTTTTTACCTTATTCTCTGGTGGATGTACCGCCGAAAACTCTTTATCCGAATTTAA
- the ade gene encoding adenine deaminase — MPTANILNLFDQTIFYGALTVDNGRIARIERLGPEQTGEPYILPGFVDAHVHVESSLLTPPQFARLAVVHGTVATVSDPHEIGNVLGVAGVEYMLREAAKVPFKFMFGAPSCVPATSFETAGAAISVRDVRYLLGLKEIGYLAEMMNFPGVLHEDPDVMSKIALANAFNKPIDGHAPGLTGDDAQRYIDAGISTDHECFTYEEGLDKAQRGMCILIREGSAARNFEALIPLLAEFPEQIMFCSDDKHPDTLAEGHINQLVLRALAKGHSLWNVLRAACLNPVLHYRLPVGLLREGDPADYLIVDNLQNFQIQQTVINGEIVAQNGTSMIPDLRSEHLNQFNCAPKTADEFAVHADSESALIRVIEALDGQLITNELHLEPKIEHTKIVPDRERDILKLVVVNRYMNVPPAIAFIKNVGLKHGAIASSVGHDSHNITAVGCDDESICRAINLVIDAKGGLSAVSGSHPHEHDAELMSRREFLHITTTPETQLLPLPVAGLMTDVDGYEVATQYATLDQFAKQVLGSTLKAPFMTLSFMALLVIPALKLSDKGLFDGKTFSFTPLQIVK; from the coding sequence ATGCCCACGGCCAACATTCTGAATCTCTTCGACCAAACGATCTTTTATGGCGCTCTAACCGTCGACAATGGTCGTATTGCCCGTATCGAACGACTCGGCCCTGAGCAGACTGGCGAACCGTATATATTACCGGGTTTCGTCGATGCCCATGTTCACGTCGAAAGCTCGCTGCTCACTCCTCCCCAGTTTGCCAGGCTGGCCGTGGTTCATGGTACGGTTGCCACTGTATCAGACCCGCACGAGATCGGAAACGTGTTAGGCGTTGCCGGTGTCGAATACATGCTTCGCGAAGCCGCGAAAGTACCCTTTAAGTTTATGTTCGGTGCTCCGTCATGCGTTCCGGCTACTAGTTTCGAAACGGCTGGGGCAGCCATCAGTGTTCGCGATGTACGGTATCTGCTTGGCCTTAAAGAGATTGGTTATCTGGCCGAGATGATGAATTTTCCGGGTGTTCTGCACGAAGACCCGGATGTTATGTCCAAGATTGCACTCGCCAATGCCTTTAACAAACCCATCGACGGCCACGCCCCCGGTCTGACCGGCGATGATGCGCAACGCTACATCGACGCGGGTATCAGTACTGATCACGAGTGTTTTACCTACGAAGAAGGGCTCGACAAGGCCCAGCGCGGTATGTGTATTCTGATTCGTGAAGGAAGTGCGGCCCGAAACTTCGAGGCTCTTATTCCCCTACTGGCCGAATTCCCGGAACAGATTATGTTCTGCTCCGACGACAAACACCCGGATACACTCGCGGAAGGGCACATTAACCAGTTGGTTTTGCGGGCGTTAGCCAAAGGCCACTCGCTCTGGAATGTCCTGCGGGCCGCCTGTCTGAATCCGGTTCTACATTATCGCTTACCTGTTGGTCTGCTGCGCGAAGGTGACCCCGCCGATTATCTTATCGTTGATAATCTGCAAAACTTCCAGATACAGCAAACCGTCATCAATGGTGAGATCGTTGCCCAGAATGGTACGTCTATGATTCCTGATTTACGGAGCGAACACCTCAATCAATTCAACTGCGCGCCAAAAACAGCAGATGAGTTTGCCGTTCATGCCGATTCTGAATCAGCCCTAATTCGCGTTATTGAAGCCCTTGATGGCCAGCTCATCACCAACGAACTCCATCTTGAACCCAAAATAGAGCATACGAAGATCGTACCCGATCGGGAGCGTGACATACTCAAACTGGTTGTTGTCAATCGGTACATGAATGTTCCGCCAGCCATTGCCTTCATTAAAAACGTTGGGCTAAAACATGGGGCCATTGCATCGTCGGTAGGGCACGACTCGCATAACATCACGGCGGTAGGCTGCGATGACGAGTCTATCTGCCGGGCCATTAATCTGGTTATCGACGCCAAAGGCGGGCTATCGGCGGTATCAGGATCACATCCGCACGAGCACGATGCAGAACTAATGAGCCGACGTGAATTTTTGCACATCACAACAACACCCGAAACACAGTTGCTTCCATTGCCTGTTGCCGGACTCATGACTGACGTAGATGGTTATGAGGTAGCCACTCAATATGCCACTCTGGATCAGTTCGCCAAACAAGTGTTAGGCAGTACATTAAAAGCCCCATTTATGACATTGTCGTTCATGGCCTTATTGGTAATTCCGGCGCTGAAGTTAAGTGACAAGGGGTTGTTCGATGGTAAAACGTTCTCTTTCACCCCTCTTCAAATTGTTAAATAA
- a CDS encoding SDR family NAD(P)-dependent oxidoreductase, which produces MFSLNNKTALVTGGASGIGLAISQTFAEAGATVHILEINEALARQVADDINASGGRAEAHAIDVSNQAQVVELVGQIAAQGPIHILVNNAGVAHVGKADTTAEADFDRIFRINVKGVYNCLYAIIPHFKANGGGVILNMASVAASVGIPDRFAYSMSKGAVLTMTLSVAKDYLKDNIRCNCISPARVHTPFVDGFLAKSYPGQEAEMFEKLSKTQPIGRMAEPKEVGALALYLCSDEAGFITGTDYPLDGGFIRLNN; this is translated from the coding sequence ATGTTCTCTCTTAACAACAAAACAGCCCTTGTTACGGGCGGTGCCAGTGGTATTGGGCTGGCCATTTCTCAAACTTTTGCGGAAGCTGGCGCAACGGTTCACATACTGGAAATCAACGAAGCTCTGGCGCGCCAGGTAGCCGATGATATAAACGCATCGGGTGGCCGTGCCGAAGCGCACGCTATCGATGTGTCGAATCAGGCACAGGTCGTTGAGTTGGTTGGCCAGATTGCGGCACAGGGCCCGATCCATATTCTGGTCAACAACGCAGGTGTTGCGCATGTCGGCAAGGCCGATACAACCGCAGAAGCTGATTTTGATCGAATTTTCCGGATCAATGTCAAAGGGGTTTACAACTGCCTGTATGCCATTATTCCCCATTTTAAAGCCAATGGCGGAGGAGTGATTCTGAATATGGCTTCGGTGGCTGCATCAGTTGGTATTCCGGATCGCTTTGCCTATTCGATGAGCAAAGGCGCCGTGCTGACAATGACCCTTTCTGTGGCGAAAGATTATCTGAAAGACAATATTCGCTGTAACTGCATTTCGCCAGCGCGGGTGCATACACCATTCGTTGATGGATTCCTGGCAAAAAGCTACCCCGGTCAGGAGGCCGAAATGTTTGAGAAACTCTCGAAAACTCAACCCATTGGCCGCATGGCTGAACCTAAAGAAGTAGGAGCTCTAGCACTCTACCTCTGCTCTGATGAAGCGGGCTTTATTACAGGCACCGATTATCCATTGGATGGCGGCTTTATTCGATTGAATAATTAA
- a CDS encoding RNA polymerase sigma factor: protein MPRSRTQTGPDDETLWNQFRSGDETAFARLYQNYVQTLYHYCAHFATDRALIKDCIHDLFVELWKHRTTIGPTTSVRFYLMASIKRKLVRHLTAEQKLVSQDEISNGRRVGDTLPGADPSHENLLIAFEEDSYMNDCLHQALEKLPRRQREAVHLRYFQNMSNEEISSLMQINIQSVYNLIFGAMSNLKRYITPENVSL, encoded by the coding sequence ATGCCTCGTTCCCGTACGCAAACCGGACCTGACGACGAAACTCTTTGGAACCAGTTTCGCAGTGGCGATGAAACTGCATTCGCCCGCCTGTATCAAAACTATGTTCAAACGCTCTACCATTATTGCGCCCATTTTGCAACCGACCGAGCGTTGATCAAAGATTGCATCCATGATCTGTTTGTTGAGCTCTGGAAACACCGAACAACCATCGGTCCAACAACATCAGTAAGGTTTTATCTGATGGCCTCGATTAAACGTAAATTAGTTCGTCACTTAACCGCAGAACAGAAACTAGTAAGCCAGGATGAAATAAGCAACGGTCGGCGAGTGGGTGATACCCTTCCCGGCGCAGACCCTTCTCACGAAAACCTGCTAATTGCCTTTGAAGAAGACTCTTACATGAATGACTGCCTGCATCAGGCGCTCGAAAAACTTCCCCGCCGTCAGCGTGAAGCCGTTCATCTTCGCTACTTTCAAAACATGAGTAATGAAGAAATTTCAAGCCTGATGCAAATCAATATCCAGTCTGTTTACAATCTGATTTTTGGCGCCATGAGCAATCTAAAGCGCTATATCACACCCGAAAACGTATCCCTATAA
- a CDS encoding UxaA family hydrolase yields MSARVLKVHPADNVIVALRNLSAGERIEFDNAVYDLPYAVGAKHKFVTEDRQPGDPITMYGVLVGKATQLIRRGEPITTFNLKHDADRYGLDKKQPYSWQAPDVSEWEGRTFLGYHRADGSVGTRNYWLVVPLVFCENRNVLILKDAFERELGYSQPETYREQVHELLSLYRAGDMNIIKKMEPFVDESQNQTLNHTRHQVNRPFKNIDGIKFLTHEMGCGGTRQDSAYLCSLLAGFINNPNVAGATVLSLGCQHLQADMIGTEIRRQNPKFDKPLLLFEQQAGTEYALMSQAVKETFLGLIEANKIERKPAPLSALTVGLKCGGSDGFSGISANPAIGHLSDIIVGLGGKTVLAEFPELNGVEQELINRTADTAKAQKFIDLMGNYSAQAEAVGSGFDMNPSPGNIKDGLITDAIKSAGAAKKGGTAPVADVLDYAEPVTTPGLNLLCTPGNDVEATTGMAGSGTNVILFTTGLGTPTGNPVSPVVKISTNTTLKNRMPDVIDFDSGPIVDGEQSIEQNADALLEYIIHLASGEEITQAERLGQDDFIPWKRGVSL; encoded by the coding sequence ATGTCTGCCCGTGTGCTAAAAGTTCATCCTGCCGATAATGTGATTGTCGCTTTGCGTAATCTATCGGCTGGTGAACGAATAGAGTTTGATAATGCTGTTTATGACCTTCCGTATGCTGTTGGTGCTAAACATAAATTTGTAACGGAAGACCGGCAACCCGGCGATCCGATCACCATGTATGGTGTACTGGTTGGGAAGGCTACTCAGCTCATTCGTCGGGGAGAACCCATTACGACGTTTAATCTGAAGCATGATGCTGACCGCTATGGTCTCGACAAAAAACAACCTTACTCCTGGCAGGCTCCTGACGTGTCGGAATGGGAAGGGCGTACGTTTCTGGGCTATCATCGTGCCGATGGTAGTGTCGGAACGCGCAACTACTGGCTGGTCGTGCCACTGGTGTTCTGTGAGAACCGAAATGTTCTGATTCTGAAAGATGCCTTCGAGCGTGAACTAGGCTATTCACAACCCGAAACCTACCGCGAGCAGGTTCATGAGCTTTTGAGTCTCTACCGGGCTGGTGATATGAATATCATCAAAAAGATGGAGCCCTTTGTCGATGAGTCACAAAATCAAACGCTTAATCATACACGTCACCAGGTAAATCGGCCGTTCAAAAATATCGACGGCATCAAATTCCTGACGCACGAGATGGGTTGTGGTGGTACGCGGCAGGATTCCGCTTATTTATGTTCGCTACTCGCGGGTTTTATCAATAACCCAAACGTTGCCGGGGCAACCGTTCTAAGTCTGGGCTGTCAGCACTTGCAGGCCGACATGATTGGTACCGAAATTCGACGACAAAATCCTAAGTTCGATAAACCATTGCTGTTGTTCGAGCAGCAGGCCGGAACTGAATATGCGTTGATGTCGCAGGCGGTTAAGGAAACGTTTCTCGGGTTGATTGAAGCGAACAAGATTGAACGAAAGCCTGCTCCATTGAGCGCGTTGACGGTTGGCTTAAAATGCGGTGGGTCCGATGGTTTTTCGGGTATTTCGGCAAACCCCGCCATTGGGCATCTGTCAGATATTATTGTAGGATTGGGCGGTAAGACCGTACTGGCCGAATTCCCCGAACTAAATGGTGTAGAGCAGGAGCTTATTAACCGCACCGCCGATACGGCAAAGGCTCAGAAGTTTATTGACCTGATGGGCAACTATTCGGCGCAGGCCGAAGCGGTTGGGTCGGGTTTCGATATGAATCCATCGCCGGGTAATATTAAGGACGGCCTCATTACCGATGCCATTAAATCGGCAGGGGCGGCTAAAAAGGGCGGTACAGCACCCGTTGCTGATGTACTGGATTATGCCGAACCCGTTACTACGCCTGGACTGAACTTACTTTGCACACCTGGCAACGACGTTGAAGCAACGACAGGTATGGCTGGTTCTGGCACGAATGTGATCCTGTTCACCACTGGTTTAGGGACACCGACTGGCAATCCCGTTAGTCCGGTCGTTAAAATTTCGACCAATACGACGCTCAAAAACCGGATGCCCGATGTCATTGATTTCGATAGCGGCCCAATTGTCGACGGTGAGCAGAGCATCGAGCAAAACGCCGACGCCTTGCTGGAATACATTATTCATCTGGCTTCCGGTGAAGAAATTACCCAGGCCGAGCGGCTTGGTCAGGACGACTTTATTCCCTGGAAGCGGGGTGTTTCTCTTTAA
- a CDS encoding Ig-like domain-containing protein, producing the protein MKIYTALFLGLFFSNLLTLAQSPAPLATNGRLKVVNRQLTNEAGKAIQLRGMSTHGLHWFGQCYTQASVQALAGSWGADVLRAAMYVDEGGYLNDKVGIRTKVNQIVDWSEQNGMYCVIDWHILNPGDPNVHTADAKEFFQLMAQRNAGKKNVIYEICNEPNGVSWGQIKSYAEQIIPVIRQYDPEAIILVGTPNWCQRPQDVLSDPLTGANGYNIMYTFHFYAASHFFQSDIQSVVNSLPLFCSEWGTSTYSGGGSLDFNNAQAWLNLMAGQNSAGQKISWCNWTFSQASESSAALNANACDNQQWNNTSPSGTWVKDHILSPVDDFGPATPSVSLTSPANNTTITIGRSVTLTAAVSNTTATTVEFYEGTTKLGEDATTPYSWIIPTIQAGSYSFTAKAVLPSGGSLTSSAVQVTAAPAPNQLPTVSLTSPANNAAFPIPATITIAATAADTDGSISKVEFYNGSTKLGEDTSIPYAFTWTDIASGTYTLTARATDNQEAVTTSGAITVFVYNQGDPDPTADLIGPNCVFQNAVQLFGVNSSKLPNATSFSWWCTGSTKSITVSQPGKASIDFGPGFTGGQVCVGINYSVAPWYSQYCKSVTICPGTPPTTNQAPVVTLTTPANNATFTAPATIALTASASDQDGSVAKVEFYNGTFKLGESTSSPYQFNWTGVGAGSYSLTAKATDNAGATTTSGVATIQVSNPVPTNQAPSVALTSPANNAIFTSPATIGLTASASDLDGNIVKVEFYNGTSKLGEATTSPYQFSWAGVNAGSYTLMAKATDNLGATTTSSTITISVVAPPNQAPSVTLSSPANSATFTAPATVVLSANASDQDGSVTKVEYFNGSTKLGESAGTPYQVSWSNVSAGTYMLTAKATDNLGATTSSAIVTIQVNNPVSTTANTDADLIGPDCVRVNEVKSYEVNARNLPNATQFSWWCTGSTQSITPTQAGKATYNFGPWFTGGQVCVGINYSASPWYKSFCKTITVCPANARVGADEVADNLVFPNPTNNRFTFIAERNIQSMRVTDQTGRERFQLGAARSGETVTFGEQLSAGIYLLHIRYENQTPRVIKLLKVGN; encoded by the coding sequence ATGAAAATTTATACAGCACTCTTTTTAGGTCTCTTTTTTTCAAATTTGTTGACCTTAGCTCAGTCACCAGCGCCTTTGGCCACCAATGGGCGGCTTAAAGTTGTGAACCGGCAGTTGACCAATGAAGCCGGGAAAGCGATCCAGCTCCGGGGTATGAGTACCCACGGCCTGCATTGGTTTGGCCAGTGTTATACGCAGGCATCCGTACAGGCACTAGCCGGTAGTTGGGGCGCTGATGTCTTAAGAGCCGCTATGTATGTAGATGAAGGCGGCTATCTCAATGATAAGGTTGGCATACGCACAAAAGTCAACCAAATCGTCGACTGGTCGGAGCAGAACGGTATGTACTGTGTTATCGACTGGCACATCCTGAATCCTGGCGATCCCAACGTTCATACCGCCGATGCCAAAGAGTTTTTTCAACTGATGGCTCAGCGTAATGCGGGTAAGAAAAACGTTATCTACGAGATCTGTAACGAACCGAACGGAGTAAGCTGGGGCCAGATTAAAAGCTATGCAGAGCAGATTATACCCGTCATCCGCCAATATGATCCCGAAGCGATTATTCTGGTAGGAACACCCAACTGGTGCCAGCGTCCACAGGATGTACTCAGTGATCCGCTAACCGGAGCCAATGGGTATAATATTATGTATACCTTTCATTTCTACGCAGCATCGCACTTTTTCCAGAGCGATATTCAGTCGGTCGTCAATTCGCTTCCCCTGTTTTGTAGTGAATGGGGAACCTCTACCTATTCGGGTGGTGGCAGCCTGGATTTTAACAATGCTCAGGCATGGCTAAATCTGATGGCCGGTCAAAATTCGGCTGGTCAGAAAATCAGCTGGTGCAACTGGACGTTTAGCCAGGCATCAGAAAGCTCGGCCGCCCTGAACGCCAATGCCTGCGATAATCAGCAGTGGAACAATACGAGCCCTTCGGGCACCTGGGTAAAAGATCATATTCTGAGCCCAGTCGATGATTTTGGCCCTGCAACGCCCTCTGTTTCACTCACAAGCCCGGCCAATAACACGACCATAACCATTGGTCGTTCGGTAACACTTACAGCTGCCGTTAGCAATACCACGGCAACTACCGTTGAATTTTACGAGGGAACAACTAAGCTTGGTGAAGATGCAACGACACCCTATTCGTGGATTATCCCGACGATTCAAGCGGGGAGTTATTCGTTCACGGCTAAAGCGGTGCTTCCCAGTGGAGGTTCCTTAACCTCATCAGCCGTGCAGGTTACGGCAGCTCCGGCACCCAACCAGCTACCAACCGTGAGCCTGACATCACCCGCCAACAATGCTGCGTTCCCGATTCCGGCAACGATTACGATTGCCGCCACTGCCGCTGATACTGACGGCAGTATCTCGAAAGTTGAGTTCTACAACGGAAGTACAAAGCTCGGCGAAGACACATCGATTCCGTATGCGTTCACCTGGACGGATATAGCCTCTGGTACGTATACCCTTACGGCCAGGGCCACTGATAATCAGGAGGCCGTTACGACCTCCGGCGCAATTACCGTATTTGTCTACAACCAGGGCGATCCGGACCCCACGGCTGATCTGATCGGGCCAAACTGTGTTTTCCAGAATGCCGTACAGCTTTTTGGCGTCAATTCGAGCAAACTACCCAACGCAACCAGTTTTTCGTGGTGGTGCACCGGCTCTACGAAGAGCATTACAGTTAGTCAACCCGGCAAAGCCAGCATTGACTTCGGCCCAGGCTTTACGGGAGGGCAGGTATGTGTCGGTATCAATTATTCCGTAGCACCCTGGTATAGCCAATACTGTAAAAGCGTTACGATTTGCCCCGGAACACCCCCAACAACGAATCAGGCTCCGGTGGTAACGCTAACCACACCAGCCAATAATGCGACCTTTACGGCTCCAGCCACCATTGCCCTGACAGCATCGGCCAGCGATCAGGATGGCAGTGTTGCGAAAGTTGAATTCTACAACGGCACGTTCAAACTGGGAGAAAGCACGAGTTCGCCCTATCAGTTTAACTGGACGGGTGTCGGCGCAGGCAGCTATTCGTTAACGGCCAAAGCGACCGATAACGCCGGAGCCACCACCACATCAGGTGTAGCTACTATTCAGGTAAGTAATCCTGTGCCAACGAATCAGGCGCCAAGTGTAGCGTTAACCAGCCCAGCCAATAACGCTATATTCACCTCACCTGCCACCATTGGTTTAACAGCATCGGCCAGTGACCTCGACGGAAACATAGTAAAAGTGGAATTCTACAATGGTACGAGCAAACTGGGCGAGGCTACCACTTCTCCTTATCAGTTTAGTTGGGCAGGTGTGAATGCGGGGAGCTATACACTAATGGCTAAAGCTACCGATAATCTGGGAGCTACCACAACATCGTCGACAATCACGATTAGCGTTGTGGCCCCACCTAATCAGGCTCCCTCTGTAACCTTATCTTCGCCAGCCAATAGCGCTACCTTTACGGCTCCGGCAACGGTAGTATTATCAGCAAACGCCAGCGATCAGGATGGCAGCGTTACAAAAGTCGAGTACTTTAATGGATCAACCAAGTTGGGCGAAAGCGCTGGCACGCCTTATCAGGTTAGCTGGAGTAACGTAAGTGCCGGTACTTACATGCTAACGGCCAAAGCCACTGATAATCTGGGTGCAACAACCTCGTCGGCAATTGTTACGATCCAGGTAAATAATCCAGTATCGACAACGGCGAACACCGATGCCGATCTGATCGGCCCTGATTGTGTGCGTGTCAATGAGGTCAAGAGCTACGAAGTGAATGCGCGAAATTTGCCCAATGCAACCCAGTTTTCGTGGTGGTGTACTGGCTCTACACAAAGCATAACGCCAACTCAGGCAGGCAAAGCGACCTATAACTTTGGGCCGTGGTTTACGGGAGGGCAGGTTTGCGTGGGCATAAATTATTCAGCGTCGCCGTGGTATAAATCATTTTGCAAAACGATAACGGTCTGTCCGGCCAATGCCCGAGTCGGTGCCGACGAAGTAGCCGATAATCTCGTATTTCCAAACCCAACCAACAACCGATTTACGTTTATAGCAGAACGGAATATCCAGTCGATGCGTGTTACCGACCAAACCGGCCGCGAACGATTTCAACTCGGTGCTGCTCGATCTGGTGAAACGGTAACGTTTGGCGAACAACTTTCGGCCGGTATTTACCTGTTACATATTCGCTACGAGAATCAAACCCCACGCGTAATCAAGTTACTAAAAGTGGGGAATTAA
- a CDS encoding amidohydrolase family protein has protein sequence MIIDAHQHFWHYDPVRDSWITEDMAVIRRDFLPADLEPVLTENGVDGCVAVQASQSEEETMFLLSMAQSYDIVKGVVGWVDLQSPALHDRLQAFSTYKEIKGFRHVAQAEPDDFLMRPAVIQGIRQLAEFGLTYDILIYPSQLKAALHLVREVPEVNFVIDHLAKPYIKKQEISRWSNFMTEIARHRNVSCKLSGMVTEADWQNWSKKDFFPYLDVAFEQFGPDRLLFGSDWPVCQVAANYTQVKNLIEEYLIPWGDEVQAKVMGANAVTFYSL, from the coding sequence ATGATTATTGACGCTCACCAACATTTCTGGCACTACGATCCCGTTCGTGATAGCTGGATTACTGAGGATATGGCCGTAATCCGGCGCGATTTCCTGCCCGCCGATCTGGAGCCTGTTCTGACTGAAAACGGAGTTGATGGCTGTGTTGCCGTTCAGGCTTCGCAGTCAGAAGAAGAGACAATGTTTCTACTCAGCATGGCACAGAGCTACGACATTGTTAAAGGCGTTGTCGGGTGGGTCGATCTGCAATCACCTGCCCTGCACGACCGACTACAGGCGTTCTCAACGTATAAGGAAATTAAAGGGTTTCGGCATGTAGCTCAGGCTGAACCCGACGATTTTCTGATGCGACCTGCCGTTATTCAGGGCATCCGTCAACTAGCCGAGTTTGGTCTTACCTACGACATCCTGATTTATCCCAGCCAGCTTAAAGCGGCTTTGCATCTGGTGCGCGAGGTTCCGGAAGTTAATTTTGTGATCGATCACCTGGCGAAGCCGTATATCAAAAAGCAGGAGATTAGCCGATGGTCGAATTTTATGACTGAAATCGCTAGGCACCGGAATGTTTCGTGCAAGCTGTCGGGCATGGTAACCGAGGCCGACTGGCAAAACTGGAGTAAGAAAGATTTTTTCCCATACCTCGATGTGGCCTTTGAACAATTTGGTCCCGACCGGCTGCTATTTGGCTCCGACTGGCCCGTATGTCAGGTAGCGGCCAATTACACTCAGGTTAAAAATCTCATCGAAGAATACCTTATTCCCTGGGGTGATGAGGTTCAGGCGAAAGTGATGGGAGCCAATGCCGTGACTTTTTATAGCCTGTAA